The DNA segment GCGTCGAGAGACAGATGCACCTGCGAGATGAGCATCGTCTTCGCGACTTCTTCCTCGGTGATGTCGAGGCCTTCGGCGATCTCGCTGTGCGTCGGCTGCCGGCCCAGCTCCTGGAGCAGACTGCTGGCCCGCTTGCCGATCCGATGCAGGGCGCCGGCTCGGTTGAGCGGCACGCGCACGATCCTCGACTGCTCGGCCAGGGCCTGGAGGATGCTCTGCCGGATCCACCACACCGCGTACGAGATGAACTTGATTCCCTTCGTCTCGTCGAACTTGTGGGCGGCGCGGATGAGCCCGAGGTTGCCCTCGTTGATCAGGTCGGCCAGCGACACGCCCTGATTCTGGTACTTCTTCGCCACAGAGACGACGAAGCGCAGGTTCGACCGGACGAGCTTGTCCAGTGCTTCCTGATCGTTGGTGCGAATGCGCTGCGCGAGAGTGACCTCCTCCTCGCGCGTTATCAGCGGATAGACGCTGATGTCACGAAGGTATTGATCCAGCGAGCCTTCGTCGTACTGCGATTTTCGAGTTACCGAGACCGCCATACCGGATACTGCTCCTTACCACGACCACGGTAATATGCCTGGCTTCGCCGGTACGCGCGAGCCAACTGTCTTCACTGAATCATCTCGCCGAAACGCTTCCATCTCACGCGAGTGAGCCAGTCGAGCTTCACTGCGCCGTCAGGATCGTAGCTATAATAGACAACGAGAGGTTGGCCGCGCACAAGTGAGTCGGCCACGAATCCCCAGTACCGGCTGTCGAGCGAGTTGTCCCTGTTGTCGCCGAGAACGAAGTAGTTCCCCCTTGGGACGACCAGCGGGCCCCAGTTGTTTCGGGAAGGATGATATCCGGGGCGCGCCTCGAGAGTCGCGACCGTCATCGGAGATCGCGGCGCGTCTTTCAACGGATGCGCCGCGCCGAGAAGATACGCCAGCTGCCAGTTGAACTCCTCGTCGGAGACGTCGGACCCCGGTGCCGTGTGCAGTGCGTATGACTCACGCTGGGCCGAACCGTTCCGGACCAGGTCTCCGCCCTTCATCTCCAGCGTGTCACCGGGCATGCCGACAATGCGCTTCACGAAATTCTTGGTGCGATCCACCGGCCACTGAAAGACGATGACGTCACCGCGCTGCGGAGTGCGGATCGCGGGAAGCTTCACTTTGGTGAACGGCACCTCGGCGCCGTACACGAGCTTGTTCACGAGAAGGAAATCGCCGACGAGGAGCGTTCCTTCCATACTGCCCGTAGGAATCTTGAATGCCTCGACGAAGAAGGAGCGAATCACGAAGAAAAGGGCGAGCGCGATGGTGACCGAGCGCAGCCATTCCAACAGGAATGCCATCCTCCCGCTCTGCCGCCGGTTCGCCCTTACGAGAGCGGTCGCCCGCCGTCTCTCAGTGAACTTCATCCGCCCGATTCTCTCCTCTGCCTAGTCCGGTGTCCGAGGATAGTTGTCGATCTGCGCTCTCTGTAAAGTGCCGGAGAAATCGGCGTAGCCGACTTTGGTCTCCGAGAAAAATTCGTACACCTGCCATCCGCCTTCGCGGTGCCCATTCCCGGTCTGCTTTACACCACCGAACGGGAGGTGTGCCTCAGCGCCGATCGTCGGCGCGTTGACGTACGTGATGCCGTTGTCCAGCTCGTTCAGCGCGCGGAATGCCACGTTCACATTGGATGTATAAATGGAAGACGACAGACCGTACTTCACGTCATTGTTCACGGCGAACGCTTCGTCAGTGGTCGAGACGCGAATCACCGACAGTACCGGACCGAAAATCTCCTCCTGCTCCAGCCGCTGTCCCGCTTCAACGCGCGCGAAGATCGTCGGCTCGAAGAAATTCCCATCGTCGAGGCTTTTCCCGCTGGCGCGACGGCCGCCGCAAAGCAGGTCGTTCCCCTCCGACAGACCGATATCTATATACCGCTCGACCTTCGCCAGCGCCGCTTCGTTGATCATCGGGCCCACGTCGGTACCATCCTCCCGTCCGTCGCCAAGACGGAGCGCTCGCGCCTTGTCCACGAGCATGCCAAGGAACCGGTCGTGAATTCCCTTCTGAAGAATGAGTCTGCTCGTCGCGGTGCAGCGTTGCCCCGTCGTTCCGAACGCGCCCCAGAGCGCACCCTCGAGGGCGACGTCCAGGTCCGCGTCGTCCATCACGATCTGCGCGTTCTTGCCGCCCATCTCCAGCGACAGCCGCTTGTGCATCCGGCCGCAGATCTCGCCCACGATTCGTCCCGTCTCCGTCGAGCCGGTGAACGACACGACTGGAATATCGGGATGCCCGACGATCGCCGGCCCGCAATCCTCCCCGCGGCCGTGCACGAGCTGAACGACTTCGGGAGGCAGCCCTGCCTCGAGGAGAATCTCGACCAGCAGCGTTCCGGTGTGCGGCACATCTTGCGCCGGCTTGAAGATCACCGAGTTCCCGCAGACGAGCGCCGGGAACATCTTCCATGTCGGGATCGCCAGCGGAAAGTTGAACGGGCAGATGAGTCCGGCGATTCCGATCGGGCGCCTGTAGCTCATTGCCCATTTGTTGCGCAACTCACTCGGCACCGTGTGGCCGAACAGACGCCTTCCTTCGCCCGCCGCGTAATAGGCGGTGTCGATTCCCTCCTGGACGTCTCCGCGAGTCTCCGTCAGTGGCTTCCCCATCTCGCGCGTCATCGCGTTCGCGATCTCTTCCTTGCGCCGCGTGAGCAGATCGCCGACGACTCGGAGTACGTCGCCGCGCGCCGGTGCGGGGGTCACGCGCCACTGGGCGAAACCCCGCTTCGCGCTCTCTGCCGCGCGATACACGTCGGTTATTCCCGACAGCGGGAACTTCCCGATCAGGTCGGTGCGGTCGGCGGGGTTCCTGTTCTCGAAGTATTCACCGGAATCGGGGGGCACCCAGGAGCCGGCGATGAAGTTCTTGAATTGTTTCATTGGTCGGATATGCGTCTATGCGTGTTCACGCGTGAGTGCGTAACGCTCGATCTTCTTGTAAAGGTTGGACCGCGGCATCTCCACCGCGCGCGCCGTCTCGGAAACGTTCCAGTCGAATTCGCGGAGCTTGCTCAGAAGATAAGCACGCTCGGCGGCTTCCTTGAACTCCTCGAATGTTCTGAGCGCCGTAAGACTTCCGAGGCCCATGTCGTCGGCCACTCGCGCTCCCGCCAGGCGGTCCACGTCCTTCGCCGTCAGTTCCGGACCCGTCGCAAGGATGAGCATTCTTTCCACCGTGTTGCGAAGCTCGCGCACATTTCCCGGCCAGTCGAGCGACATCAGGCGCTCGAGCGCGGACTCGCCGACCCGGCGCGGCGTGATTCCCTCGCGCTCGGAAAGAACAGAAACGAAATACTCCACGAGGTCGGGAATGTCCTCGCGATGCTCGCGCAGCGGCGGGACATGAATCGGGACGACGTTGAGACGGTAGTACAAATCCTCGCGGAAACGTCCGGCCGCGATCTCCTGCTCGAGATTCTTGTTCGTCGCGGCAACGACCCGCACGTCCACGGAGATGGGCTTGGAGCCGCCGATCCGTGTGATCACGTTGTCCTGCAGCACGCGCAGCACTTTCGCCTGCGCCGCCGTGCTCATGTCGCCGATCTCGTCGAGAAAAAGCGTCCCGCGATTGGCCTGCTCGAACTTCCCCGGGCGATCCGCGATCGCTCCCGTGAAGGAACCTTTCATGTGGCCAAACAGCTCGCTCTCGATCAGCTCGCCGGGAATCGCCGCGCAGTTGACCTCGACGAACGGCTTGTCCGCCCGCGTCGAGTGGCGATGAATCGCCCGCGCAACCAGCTCCTTGCCCGTTCCGTTCTCGCCGGTGATCAGCACCCGCGCCGGCGTCGCCCCGACCTTCCCGATCTTCCCCACCAATGCGCGCATCACCGCTGAATCGCCGATTATCTCGTATGGCGAGCCGGTGACGTTGCGAAGTCTCGAGTTCTCCTCGCGCAGATTGAGGTGATCGAACACGTTGCGCAGCATCACGAGGATACGGTCCGTATCGAGCGGCTTTTCGAGGATCTCATAGGCGCCGAGCTGCGTCGCCTCGACTGCCGTGCGGATGGTCGCATGCCCGCTGATCATCACCACGGTAGCAATGGGATCGATCTCCCGGATCTTCTTCAGCGCCTCCATGCCGTCCATCCCCGCCATCTTCACGTCCATGAAGACGAGGTTCGGCTTCCACTTCTGGTATTCCGCGATTCCCTCCGCAGCACTGGAAACGGCGCGCACTTCATAGCCCTCGTACTCGAGAAGCTGGCCGAGCGCTGCGCGGATTCCCCGCTCGTCGTCAACGACGAGAATGCGGCGGTTCATTGCGTGTTCTTGTAGACTGTTATGCGCCCGTTCGCGATGCGCACGTCCCCGATGTATGCGGGCAGCTTCATCGGCAGCGCATCGGCCGCGAGGCCTTCAGGCATCGGTCCCTTCCTGATTCTTCTGACGAGGCGCGGAATGATCGCCGACGGCACCGGGAACGCCCCGACCCTGACAGTCTTCACCTGGAATTCGCCGACTCCCGGACGCAGAACGTTAATGGTTCCCCCAAGCTGCACAGTATCGCGCTCGCCGAGCAATGCGCCCAGCGGACCGAGCACCCTTGTGCCACCGAAATCGCGGAGCGCGACGTTGGCGCGAACGTAAAGGCGATCGCCCTTGACGGACGACGAAATGTCCTGCGACGACGCCGGCAGCTGCTTCGCCACCGCGAGGAAGATGTAGGACGCAGCTTCCCCCGCCGTGAGATTGACGAAAACGGGGCCGCTCCGACGGGACAGAGACTCGACGCCGCGCTGGCCGCGCGTCGCCTTGTCAGCGGTGAGTGGCTCCCACCCGCCGGGAAGTCGAATCATCGAAGCAGTGTCCGCCGCTGGCGGACCGCCGGCATACCGCCGGTAGATCGCCTCGAGGCGATCACGGTTGAACCAAGCGAGGACGCCCAGCACGACAAGAATTACGAGACAGCCAAGCCTGCGAAAACAGCCGAACATGTTGGGTCCACCCGTCGGGATTTGCGAGTGAGGGAATATCCCTGATCGGTGACGCGAAACAAAGGCCGCCGATCAATCCTCCTGGGCAAACCCCGAGCCGGATGTCAGCCTCCGGGCGGCCCCAACCTGCCCTGGCCTTCTCCGTCGCGCGGGCGCTGGAACGGTTCCTTCACTTCCTTCGGAACTTTCGCCCACTGCTCCGGCGTGAGAATGGCTTCCGCCTCCTTGATCGCCTTCTGCGCGATCGTACGCCCTTCCTGGATGCGCCCGCGCATCCGCATGCCGAGCTGCATCGGATCGGCGTTGCGCGCATCCGATCCCCCGAGTGTCTGCGCCAATGCGCCCACGAGAGTGTCAGCCTTCACCTGAAGCGAATCGCCCATCACCTGAAGCTTCGTCGTCTGCTCGGCCGTGAGATCGAGCTTGAGCGAATCGTTCAGATCGAGTATCTGCTGGAACGGATTCGGAACCGCGCGCGCCAGGCGCTCGCGGAAGTCGGCAACGCTCGGCCGTCCGCCGCCACGGCGTCCGAACACCGCATTCATCTGCTGTCGCGCGGGATCCATGCCGAGCGTGAGGCGCGCTTGCACCGCCAGCTGGAATGGAACCCGGAAAGCGTTCCGCGTCCCGTTCGCCGCGCCGAAATGCTCGTTCACCTGATAGATGAATTGCCTTGACGCGGGATCGAAGCCCCGGACGTAGAGAAGCGTGCGATCGGGGAAAACGGGCTGCCCCCAGCCGCGGAGATTGTCTTTGCCGTGCAGGAGCTGGTCCATTCCGGTAAGCGTGTTGAGGCCGACGACCGAGATGGTCAGCTTTCTCTGCAGTCCGAAGCCGCTCGGCCGAAAATTGGCCTGCAGGTCGAATGATGAAGACCAGGGAACGGAGCAGCTGTTGCGCGATGCGACCGACCCCATCTGGCCCGCGAGACACTCTCTCGCGCGCGCCGGAGCAGCGGCGAGAAGGCGCGACATTCCGTTGGCCAGAGCGGTATCCGGGGATAACGCCGGATCGAAGATGAAAGGCCGGTCGTTCCTGATGCCGTCGCCGTTGACATCGGCGCCGACGATGGGAGTGAAGAATCCACCCGATGTCACACGCGCGATGGCGGTAAGCTCCACCGCCGGCTTGATCGGCCATGTGAACGTTCCGATCATCGAGTGACGCCGCTCCTGATCGCTCGTTGCACGCTCGGCCAGATTCGGATTGCCCGCGGTAGAGGCACCAGAGCCCCCACCGAACCCGCCGCCTCTGCCGCCTCCGCCAAACGTCGAAACGCCCTGCGCCTCGTCCCTCGAGCGCGTATACGTATACGAGGCGTTGAAGATCATCGCCTTCATTGTGATTCCGTTGAAGCTAGCCGTGAGCTGACGCGTGCCCGACTCGAGATCCGAGTTGATCTGGCTGACGACTCCGAATTGGGGCTGCAACCTGGATCCCGTAAGTGCGACGGCTCCGGTCGAGGGAACGATGGACGTCACCGGCGCGTAGACCGGCCGGTTGCCTTCGTTCGCGAGAGCGAATTTGGGCGTCGTGTCGAGATTGATGTCACGCGCGCTCGTCTGCGATACTCCACGCGCGAACGACGCATCCACCGAGAAGTTGTATCGCTCGGCGAATCGCCGGTTGAATCCAAGCGAGCCGCGCCACGCGCGGGGCGCGCCGAAGTCGTCGCTGAATACCGTCACATTGCGGCGCTGGTTCCCGAACTGCTGACTCGAGCCGTTGCAGCTCGATGGAACGGCGAAGGGATCGTCCAGGAACAGCCGCCATTCCGAAGCGGGAACGGTCGAGCCCACGCACACTATCTGCGACTGCCCGTTGCTCAGTCCATTCGCGTCGGCGGCGGACGCGAAAAGCTGCGAGGGGGCCCTGCCCCGGAACTCGCCGAAACCGCCGCGAATGCTGCCGAGCGCGGGACCGTTCTGAGACGCGCCATAGTTATAGGTGAAACCGACGCGCGGGCTCAGGTGTGTTTCCGTCGGGAACCGGTCCGTGCGCGCGCCGAACAGCGAGTCAATGGCCGGATTCAGCTCCGGGGCGTCAGGATACGCCGAGGTCTCCAGACGGGCGCCGTAGGTGAACTGAAGGCGCGGCGATTTGCGCCATGAGTCGCCGAGGTAAACGGCGCCGTTGATGCTGCGGGCATTCCTGTCGCGACTGGAAAGCGTGCGGGTGAACATCGCCGGGCGGCCCGCCTCGAAGTCGGCCAGCGAGTTGAATGTGAACGTCCCCAGCGCATTGGTGAACGAGCCGTTCTCGCTTCTCTCCTCGTTGAGGAGTCCGCCGAGCTTGATGCGGTGCGCGGCGTTCTTCGACACCCGCGAGATCTCGTCGCTCAACTCGGTGAGTCGGCTGCGCGACTCCTGCGGGAGCGAGGGATTGACGCCGAACTGCAGAGTCGAGACGCCGAGCGACCCGTCGGGAAGATTCGACGCGACCGTCACGCGGCCTGAGGGAACGCGCAGATACGGATCGGTGTTTCTCGAATCCACTGACGAATAGGCGCGCAGCTCGTTGATCAGCGAAGCCCAGTGAGACGTGAGCGTAATCATGCCACCGCCGCCCGAGCCTCTGGCGTTGCCGCCGCTGTGAGGCACCGCAAACGGCGAGATGCGGCTCGCGTCCTGGACGGATCCACGCCAGTCGCCGCGAAGCATGAGACTGTGCGCTTCCCCGAGGCTGTAGTCCACGCGAACGAGCGCCGAGGCATTGTTGTTGAGCCGCTCCTCGGGGATGATCGGCGACGTCGGCTGCAAGCCGAACCTGTCCAGCAGCCCGATGAACCGCGCGACCGAGTCGCCGTTGGTACCGATGCGCTCGAGCGCGAGCGGATCAGCGGCGAGAAGCGACTGGAGCGGGTCGGTGCGCCGCGTGTACGAAACGGCGCCGAATGTGAACAGCTTGTTCTTGATGACCGGCCCGCCGAACCCGCCGCTAATCTGGTTCTGTGTGTACTTCTGCGAGAACGTGTTCTCCGGATCGTCCACAAATTCAAGCGACGGATCGCGAAGCGAGTAGTTCACGGCTCCCTGGAATACATTCGTGCCGCCGCGCGTCGTGCTGGCGACCTGTCCGCCGGTGAACTGCCCGCGCGCGACGTCGTAGGTGCTGGTGATGACGCGCGTGTTGCGGACGGCTTCCTGGGGCACGCTTCCCGAACCGAACGTGAGTCCGTCGAGCGTGAGACTGTTCTGATTCGCCGGCTGACCGCCGACGGAGAAGGAGGCGGAGGTCGAATCCGTGGCGGCGACGCCGATGACGCCCGGTGCCAGCGTCGCGAGGGCGTTCAGGTCACCGGCCTCTATTGGCAATCGGTTGACGAGACCAGGCGGAAGTCCCCTTTCGGTCGAGCCGGCCTCGGGCCGTTGTCCCTGCCCCTGGCGGTTGGGAGCGGCCCGGACCTGCACGCTCTGAAGCACGGTGGCGGTGCGGCCCATCACGACATCGCGCACAAGACGGTCCTCGTCCGATTGCCGGGCGAGGTTGAAATTCTGCGGCGCGTATCCGATGTAGGTGACCTGCACTCTGTACGTGCCGCCGCCATCAGGAAAGAGAATGGTGTACCGTCCGTCCGCATCGGTCGCCCTGGAGCGCGTGATCTGCGTTTCGGTGGACGTCACTGATACCCTGGCCCCCGCGACCGGAGTGCCCTCGGGAGAAGTCACGCGGCCCATGATGATATCGGTGGTGGATCCCACCTGGGCACGAAGGGATACGGGGACGAGCAGCATGGCGCAGAGCAGCGCGAGCCGGGACAGAAGCTTCATCGTTCTCGATTGATGACAGGGAAGCGCCTCGAGGGCGGATAACCAGCTTACGCGGTGCTCGCCCCGGTTGTTGTGACCGACGCGAGGTGCGGGCGAAGCCGCGCTGCGCCGGTTAGTTTTTTCGACAGATGAGCGACGCCGCCCTTCCCCGCCAGACCTTTTTCAATCGCGTAGCGCTGCCGGTCTTCTCGTGGGGCCTGCCGTTCCATAGCCTCGTTGTTGCCGTGCTCTTCGGCGGCGTGGGAATGGCCGCCGGCACCGTGCGCGGATTCGCAGCGTGGAAAGAGGCAGCCGTCATCGGCCTCGTCGTGCTGGTCATACTGCGCGCGGCGACCGGCAAGGGTCCGCGCGTCGCCGTGTCGTGGGTGGATCTCGCCGTCGGCTCGCTCCTGATGATCGCGTTCGCGTTCCTGATCGGCGGAAAGGCACTTCTTCAGATCGAGCTTCCGTCGGGGACGGAGCTCTACGGAATTCGCGACATCGCGTTCTTCCTGCTGCTTTACTTCGTCGGCAGAGCGAGCCCGGAGATAGCGGACGACCCGCAGACCCTTCGCCGCCTCTATATCATCGCGCTTCTCTCGAGCGCGATCGCCATCGTCGAATGGTTTCTCGTCACGCCCGACATGCTCGTGCTGCTCGGCGTCGCGTCCTATTTCCAGGATTTCCTGAACGTTGCCGCG comes from the Gemmatimonadaceae bacterium genome and includes:
- a CDS encoding RNA polymerase sigma factor RpoD/SigA, encoding MAVSVTRKSQYDEGSLDQYLRDISVYPLITREEEVTLAQRIRTNDQEALDKLVRSNLRFVVSVAKKYQNQGVSLADLINEGNLGLIRAAHKFDETKGIKFISYAVWWIRQSILQALAEQSRIVRVPLNRAGALHRIGKRASSLLQELGRQPTHSEIAEGLDITEEEVAKTMLISQVHLSLDAPMTPGEDNRLLDYLPDTTNRTPDEQTFEKALTEAIEESLSGLKERESKILRLYFGLDGEDPMTLEDIGTLLGITRERVRQIKEKALLKLRHNSRRRALESFLG
- the lepB gene encoding signal peptidase I — translated: MKFTERRRATALVRANRRQSGRMAFLLEWLRSVTIALALFFVIRSFFVEAFKIPTGSMEGTLLVGDFLLVNKLVYGAEVPFTKVKLPAIRTPQRGDVIVFQWPVDRTKNFVKRIVGMPGDTLEMKGGDLVRNGSAQRESYALHTAPGSDVSDEEFNWQLAYLLGAAHPLKDAPRSPMTVATLEARPGYHPSRNNWGPLVVPRGNYFVLGDNRDNSLDSRYWGFVADSLVRGQPLVVYYSYDPDGAVKLDWLTRVRWKRFGEMIQ
- a CDS encoding aldehyde dehydrogenase family protein, with amino-acid sequence MKQFKNFIAGSWVPPDSGEYFENRNPADRTDLIGKFPLSGITDVYRAAESAKRGFAQWRVTPAPARGDVLRVVGDLLTRRKEEIANAMTREMGKPLTETRGDVQEGIDTAYYAAGEGRRLFGHTVPSELRNKWAMSYRRPIGIAGLICPFNFPLAIPTWKMFPALVCGNSVIFKPAQDVPHTGTLLVEILLEAGLPPEVVQLVHGRGEDCGPAIVGHPDIPVVSFTGSTETGRIVGEICGRMHKRLSLEMGGKNAQIVMDDADLDVALEGALWGAFGTTGQRCTATSRLILQKGIHDRFLGMLVDKARALRLGDGREDGTDVGPMINEAALAKVERYIDIGLSEGNDLLCGGRRASGKSLDDGNFFEPTIFARVEAGQRLEQEEIFGPVLSVIRVSTTDEAFAVNNDVKYGLSSSIYTSNVNVAFRALNELDNGITYVNAPTIGAEAHLPFGGVKQTGNGHREGGWQVYEFFSETKVGYADFSGTLQRAQIDNYPRTPD
- a CDS encoding sigma-54 dependent transcriptional regulator → MNRRILVVDDERGIRAALGQLLEYEGYEVRAVSSAAEGIAEYQKWKPNLVFMDVKMAGMDGMEALKKIREIDPIATVVMISGHATIRTAVEATQLGAYEILEKPLDTDRILVMLRNVFDHLNLREENSRLRNVTGSPYEIIGDSAVMRALVGKIGKVGATPARVLITGENGTGKELVARAIHRHSTRADKPFVEVNCAAIPGELIESELFGHMKGSFTGAIADRPGKFEQANRGTLFLDEIGDMSTAAQAKVLRVLQDNVITRIGGSKPISVDVRVVAATNKNLEQEIAAGRFREDLYYRLNVVPIHVPPLREHREDIPDLVEYFVSVLSEREGITPRRVGESALERLMSLDWPGNVRELRNTVERMLILATGPELTAKDVDRLAGARVADDMGLGSLTALRTFEEFKEAAERAYLLSKLREFDWNVSETARAVEMPRSNLYKKIERYALTREHA
- a CDS encoding carboxypeptidase regulatory-like domain-containing protein, coding for MKLLSRLALLCAMLLVPVSLRAQVGSTTDIIMGRVTSPEGTPVAGARVSVTSTETQITRSRATDADGRYTILFPDGGGTYRVQVTYIGYAPQNFNLARQSDEDRLVRDVVMGRTATVLQSVQVRAAPNRQGQGQRPEAGSTERGLPPGLVNRLPIEAGDLNALATLAPGVIGVAATDSTSASFSVGGQPANQNSLTLDGLTFGSGSVPQEAVRNTRVITSTYDVARGQFTGGQVASTTRGGTNVFQGAVNYSLRDPSLEFVDDPENTFSQKYTQNQISGGFGGPVIKNKLFTFGAVSYTRRTDPLQSLLAADPLALERIGTNGDSVARFIGLLDRFGLQPTSPIIPEERLNNNASALVRVDYSLGEAHSLMLRGDWRGSVQDASRISPFAVPHSGGNARGSGGGGMITLTSHWASLINELRAYSSVDSRNTDPYLRVPSGRVTVASNLPDGSLGVSTLQFGVNPSLPQESRSRLTELSDEISRVSKNAAHRIKLGGLLNEERSENGSFTNALGTFTFNSLADFEAGRPAMFTRTLSSRDRNARSINGAVYLGDSWRKSPRLQFTYGARLETSAYPDAPELNPAIDSLFGARTDRFPTETHLSPRVGFTYNYGASQNGPALGSIRGGFGEFRGRAPSQLFASAADANGLSNGQSQIVCVGSTVPASEWRLFLDDPFAVPSSCNGSSQQFGNQRRNVTVFSDDFGAPRAWRGSLGFNRRFAERYNFSVDASFARGVSQTSARDINLDTTPKFALANEGNRPVYAPVTSIVPSTGAVALTGSRLQPQFGVVSQINSDLESGTRQLTASFNGITMKAMIFNASYTYTRSRDEAQGVSTFGGGGRGGGFGGGSGASTAGNPNLAERATSDQERRHSMIGTFTWPIKPAVELTAIARVTSGGFFTPIVGADVNGDGIRNDRPFIFDPALSPDTALANGMSRLLAAAPARARECLAGQMGSVASRNSCSVPWSSSFDLQANFRPSGFGLQRKLTISVVGLNTLTGMDQLLHGKDNLRGWGQPVFPDRTLLYVRGFDPASRQFIYQVNEHFGAANGTRNAFRVPFQLAVQARLTLGMDPARQQMNAVFGRRGGGRPSVADFRERLARAVPNPFQQILDLNDSLKLDLTAEQTTKLQVMGDSLQVKADTLVGALAQTLGGSDARNADPMQLGMRMRGRIQEGRTIAQKAIKEAEAILTPEQWAKVPKEVKEPFQRPRDGEGQGRLGPPGG